In a genomic window of Blattabacterium cuenoti:
- the alaS gene encoding alanine--tRNA ligase, giving the protein MKYKSIKDTFLNFFQKKKHKIIPSFPIHSINDSSLFFINAGMNPFKDYFLGHRIPEYKRITNIQKCLRVTGKHNDLENVGYDNYHHTMFEMLGNWSFGDYSRKETIEWAWELLINEYNIPNQNIYVSVFVGDKEDQLPIDQETLKFWKILTNENNILFFGKKDNFWEMGSTGPCGPCSEIHIDLRSEKEKKILPGKYLVNKKHPKVIEIWNLVFIEFIRKSDGTLEKLSTKHVDTGMGLERLCMVLQDKISSYETDIFYPIIQDIKEDLGKIYNKDDFHQEVSIRIIADHLRAVVFSISDGQLPSNNGAGYVIRKILRRSVIFSNRFLYKKEPFIYKFVNSLIREMKSSFPELEKKKKYIQDVINEEELSFFSVIEKGNKKIKHIIDKHRNMNNKVIDGEKIFQLYDTYGFPMKLSKILIEKNNLSIDEKSFHKKLLEQQEKSKRESNLIIKKDWIKVHSNFDENKSQNFIGYDLTEINVFILKYREVKNNFRKIHYYELVLSKTPFYPKGGGQLGDTGFIENKIEKIDVFETKIENSLIIHSVQKLPSYIFSSFKAKIDKNKREKIEKNHTSTHLLHFALKKILGNHIQQKGSYVGDDYLRFDFSHYKKITTQELNRIENLVQELIFSDLLLKIKTFNSLQEARKICSFNEKFEDKYKQKEVRVVTFGDSSELCIGTHVKRTGLIQIFEILSEFSISHGIRRIKAITSENALKHLKSIRDQYQSLKKMVKYPESPIKSFSILKNSNDKLKQEISRINLQRIRMLKKEYSLKAIELSSIRIKYICEIDHNQKNQEKEINIIKKVALDLRHEIYNLFMIIGFIKDEKVIIFISVSDFVIKNNNVHAHKIICGMAPHIGGKYWGNSSFATAIGTKKNGLSLVLKDAIACQNHLQKII; this is encoded by the coding sequence ATGAAATATAAATCTATAAAAGATACTTTTCTTAATTTTTTTCAAAAAAAAAAACATAAAATCATTCCTTCTTTTCCCATTCATTCAATAAATGACTCCAGTCTTTTTTTTATTAATGCAGGAATGAACCCTTTTAAAGATTATTTTCTAGGACATAGAATACCTGAATATAAAAGGATAACAAATATTCAGAAATGTCTTAGAGTAACTGGAAAACATAATGATTTAGAAAATGTAGGATATGACAATTATCATCATACCATGTTTGAAATGTTAGGAAATTGGTCTTTTGGAGATTATTCAAGAAAAGAAACTATAGAATGGGCTTGGGAATTATTAATTAATGAATATAATATTCCTAATCAAAATATATATGTATCTGTTTTTGTTGGAGATAAAGAAGATCAATTGCCTATAGATCAAGAAACTCTTAAGTTTTGGAAAATTTTAACTAACGAAAATAATATTCTTTTTTTTGGAAAAAAAGATAATTTTTGGGAAATGGGATCAACAGGACCTTGTGGTCCTTGTTCAGAAATTCATATAGATCTACGAAGTGAAAAAGAAAAAAAAATATTACCGGGTAAATATCTTGTAAATAAAAAACATCCTAAAGTAATAGAAATTTGGAATCTTGTTTTTATAGAATTTATTCGTAAATCAGATGGAACATTAGAAAAACTTTCTACAAAACATGTAGATACAGGAATGGGTTTGGAAAGATTATGTATGGTTTTACAAGATAAAATTTCTAGTTATGAAACTGATATTTTTTATCCTATTATTCAAGATATAAAAGAAGATTTAGGAAAAATTTATAATAAAGATGATTTTCATCAAGAAGTATCTATACGGATCATAGCAGATCATTTAAGAGCTGTTGTTTTTTCTATTTCAGATGGTCAATTACCATCAAATAATGGGGCTGGTTATGTGATAAGAAAAATACTAAGAAGATCCGTTATTTTTTCTAACCGTTTTTTATATAAAAAAGAACCCTTTATCTACAAATTTGTAAATTCTTTAATAAGAGAAATGAAAAGTTCTTTTCCAGAATTGGAAAAGAAAAAAAAATATATACAGGATGTGATTAATGAAGAAGAATTATCTTTTTTTAGTGTGATTGAAAAAGGAAATAAAAAAATTAAACATATAATTGATAAACATAGAAATATGAACAATAAAGTCATCGATGGAGAAAAAATCTTTCAATTATACGATACTTATGGATTTCCTATGAAATTATCTAAAATATTGATTGAAAAAAATAATTTATCTATTGATGAAAAATCATTTCATAAAAAATTATTAGAACAACAAGAGAAATCTAAAAGAGAAAGCAATTTAATTATAAAAAAAGATTGGATAAAAGTGCATTCTAATTTTGATGAAAACAAAAGTCAGAATTTCATAGGGTATGATCTTACAGAGATCAATGTTTTTATACTAAAATACCGAGAAGTAAAAAATAATTTCAGAAAAATTCACTATTATGAATTAGTTTTGTCTAAAACACCTTTTTATCCTAAAGGAGGTGGTCAATTGGGCGATACAGGTTTTATAGAAAATAAAATTGAAAAAATAGATGTTTTTGAGACTAAAATAGAAAATTCACTTATTATACATAGTGTTCAAAAATTACCTTCATATATTTTTTCTTCTTTTAAGGCTAAAATTGATAAAAATAAAAGAGAAAAGATAGAAAAAAATCACACTTCTACCCATTTATTACATTTTGCTTTGAAAAAAATTTTAGGAAACCATATTCAACAAAAAGGTTCTTACGTAGGAGACGATTATTTGAGGTTTGATTTTTCTCATTATAAAAAAATAACTACTCAAGAATTAAATAGAATAGAAAATTTAGTTCAAGAATTGATTTTTTCCGATCTTTTATTGAAAATAAAAACATTTAATTCTCTACAAGAAGCTAGAAAAATTTGTTCTTTTAACGAAAAGTTTGAAGATAAGTATAAACAAAAAGAAGTTAGAGTTGTCACCTTTGGTGATTCTTCAGAATTATGTATTGGAACACATGTTAAACGTACTGGATTGATTCAAATATTTGAAATATTATCTGAGTTTTCTATATCGCATGGAATACGTAGAATTAAAGCTATTACATCAGAGAATGCACTTAAACATTTAAAATCTATTCGAGATCAATATCAATCTTTGAAAAAGATGGTAAAATACCCAGAATCTCCTATAAAAAGTTTTTCTATTTTGAAAAATTCTAATGATAAATTAAAACAGGAAATATCAAGAATTAATTTACAAAGAATTAGAATGTTAAAGAAAGAGTATTCTTTAAAAGCCATAGAACTTTCTTCTATAAGGATAAAATATATATGTGAGATTGATCATAATCAAAAAAATCAAGAAAAAGAAATAAATATCATAAAAAAAGTAGCTTTAGATTTAAGACATGAAATTTATAATTTATTTATGATTATAGGATTTATAAAAGATGAAAAAGTCATTATTTTCATATCTGTTTCCGATTTTGTTATTAAAAATAATAATGTTCATGCTCATAAAATAATATGTGGCATGGCTCCTCATATAGGAGGAAAATATTGGGGAAATTCTTCTTTTGCTACAGCAATAGGAACCAAAAAAAATGGATTAAGTTTAGTTTTAAAAGACGCGATAGCATGTCAAAATCATTTACAAAAAATAATATAA
- a CDS encoding lysophospholipid acyltransferase family protein, translating into MSFHLFFFKKYLKIKNSKKKESNFFRDAFGNFHFIKRFLIFTLGFISYNRYNGFNQLHLEGTEYIKDLPDKKVLFVSNHQTYFADVFAMFHVFCSVKNGFINSIKNPIYLLNPKINLYYVAARETMKKCFLTKLFTYSGGITVKRTWKKEEEQINRSVSIISDITRMGIAINDGWLITFPQGTTKAFAPGRRGIVHVIRKYNPIVVPIVIDGFQKAYDKKGIRIKKKGVLQKMKFKKPIQLDLKKETTDSIMKKIMDSIEQSPKYRRYKLDQG; encoded by the coding sequence GTGAGTTTTCATTTATTTTTTTTTAAAAAATATTTAAAAATAAAAAATTCGAAAAAAAAAGAAAGTAATTTTTTTAGAGATGCATTTGGGAATTTTCATTTTATAAAACGTTTTTTAATTTTTACTTTAGGTTTTATTTCTTATAATCGATATAATGGATTCAATCAATTACATTTGGAAGGCACTGAATATATAAAAGATTTACCTGATAAAAAAGTTCTTTTTGTATCTAATCATCAAACATATTTTGCGGATGTTTTTGCTATGTTCCATGTATTTTGTAGCGTAAAGAATGGTTTTATTAATAGTATCAAAAATCCTATTTATCTTTTAAATCCTAAAATTAATTTATATTATGTAGCTGCTAGAGAAACTATGAAAAAATGTTTTTTAACCAAATTATTTACTTATTCAGGAGGAATAACCGTAAAAAGAACTTGGAAAAAAGAAGAAGAACAAATTAATCGTTCCGTAAGTATAATATCTGATATTACTCGTATGGGAATTGCTATTAATGATGGATGGCTAATTACTTTCCCGCAAGGAACAACTAAAGCTTTTGCTCCTGGACGAAGAGGAATAGTTCATGTTATCAGAAAATACAATCCTATTGTTGTTCCCATTGTTATAGATGGATTTCAAAAAGCTTATGATAAAAAAGGGATTCGTATTAAGAAAAAAGGAGTTTTACAGAAAATGAAATTTAAAAAGCCAATTCAATTGGATTTAAAAAAAGAAACAACAGATTCTATCATGAAAAAAATAATGGATTCTATCGAACAATCTCCTAAATATAGAAGATATAAATTAGATCAAGGATAG
- the ccsA gene encoding cytochrome c biogenesis protein CcsA, with protein sequence MQIIKKILFSTKITSFLFLLLAFSMSIATFIEKKYSTDVAKVFIYESTWFEVIILFIIVNLIGNIWKYKLWNYNKFPLFIFHLSFVLIFIGSIFSRYYSFEGTMSIREGETNGKILSRKNYVKLKISRGSTTRFYHDPYIFSSIHYKYKGRFFFQENPLKIKILDYTPCVKMVLLKKKQKEKIIRIISTDQKERTEHFIKNGDTTNVNGITFSFNKKIPFGVIIFEKENKLYIKSSFSGQAINMLNKKVSFLLKNNNSVLKIKHLYQIIIDKNHRIIQWVIPEGIVKGELKYVKSCNHEDNNQLSAITAKIYFKNKSKLLTFLGGKNRINMSNPLFFEDYKISIGYGSIFMNLPFFIKLKKFKVENYPGSEFPSTFMSHVTLIDNNKRKNYLIYMNNILNYKGFRFFQYGYDPDGKGTHFSVNNDYLGTYFSYAGYIFMSIGMFFTLFWKGTRFNSLKKRLRYLSYKNYSILFFLFFLCVHNFSYSQIHEFRKIPLENVFDAIHIPKKHSDNFGRLLVQDNKGRIKPINTIAIELLRKIHKRDSIGKLDANQWFISIHQDNIFWSKIPFIKADKKGGHKFLNKVKANQEHYVSLMDLYFIDTKTSKLKFILKEDYELAFSKNPTQRNEYDKAILNLSERIGIIHEIFQGKYMRIFPIPHDINHTWSSWISNSNKLNSLGLYMFNNYLKSLSFSQNEKNWNIADNEIKKIRLYQIKHAKSILPSENKISAEIIYNKLNIFYILSFIYLILGVIIIINSFLTIFFKKNFFFFSKIFIFILFFLFILNFLGLITRWYISGHAPWTNGYESAIFISWSLIGIGFLFFKNQFVPGITAIIASILLMIAHGSAMDPEITNLVPVLKSHWLIIHVATIISSYGFFLTGAFLGFFVLLFFILKICFHNYSEMIHFHIEKLTVINEICLTVGLFLLTIGTFLGSVWANNSWGRYWSWDPKETWALISIMIYAFVLHLRLVPPLKSIFIFNFSSILSVSSILMTYFGVNYYLSGMHSYAKGDPISIPCWMYYSLSILLIITILSYYSFKLHKNIYNKK encoded by the coding sequence ATGCAAATAATAAAAAAAATACTTTTTTCCACAAAAATTACTTCCTTTTTATTCTTATTGTTAGCTTTTTCTATGTCTATCGCTACTTTTATAGAAAAAAAATATTCCACAGATGTAGCAAAAGTATTTATTTATGAATCCACTTGGTTTGAAGTTATCATACTGTTTATTATAGTAAATCTAATAGGAAATATATGGAAATATAAATTATGGAACTACAATAAATTTCCTTTATTTATTTTTCATTTATCATTTGTATTAATTTTTATTGGTAGTATTTTTTCCAGATATTATAGTTTTGAAGGAACAATGTCTATAAGAGAGGGAGAAACAAATGGTAAAATTCTTTCTAGGAAAAACTACGTAAAATTAAAAATAAGTCGTGGATCTACCACTAGATTTTATCATGATCCTTACATTTTTTCATCTATTCATTATAAATATAAAGGAAGGTTTTTTTTTCAAGAAAATCCTTTAAAAATAAAAATTCTAGATTATACACCATGTGTAAAAATGGTTTTGTTGAAAAAAAAACAAAAAGAAAAAATTATCAGAATAATTTCCACAGATCAAAAAGAAAGAACAGAACATTTTATTAAAAATGGAGATACTACAAATGTAAATGGAATTACATTTTCTTTTAATAAGAAAATCCCTTTTGGGGTTATAATTTTTGAAAAAGAAAATAAACTTTATATAAAATCATCTTTTTCAGGTCAAGCTATTAACATGCTTAATAAAAAAGTCAGTTTTTTACTTAAAAATAATAATAGTGTATTAAAAATAAAACATTTATATCAAATTATAATTGATAAAAATCATAGAATAATACAGTGGGTTATTCCTGAAGGAATAGTAAAAGGAGAATTAAAATATGTAAAATCATGCAACCATGAAGATAATAATCAATTAAGCGCTATTACGGCTAAAATATATTTCAAAAATAAATCTAAATTATTGACATTTCTAGGAGGAAAAAACAGAATAAATATGAGTAATCCTTTATTTTTTGAGGATTATAAGATATCTATTGGATATGGTTCAATCTTTATGAATCTTCCTTTTTTTATAAAATTAAAAAAATTTAAAGTGGAAAACTATCCAGGTTCCGAATTTCCATCCACTTTTATGAGTCATGTTACATTAATAGATAATAATAAGAGAAAAAATTATTTAATTTATATGAATAATATTTTGAATTATAAAGGATTTAGATTTTTTCAATACGGATATGACCCAGATGGGAAAGGAACTCATTTTTCTGTTAATAATGATTATTTAGGTACATATTTTTCTTATGCAGGTTACATTTTTATGAGTATAGGGATGTTTTTTACTTTATTTTGGAAAGGAACTAGATTCAATAGTCTTAAAAAAAGATTAAGATATTTATCTTATAAAAATTATTCAATATTATTTTTTTTATTTTTTTTATGTGTACATAATTTTTCGTATTCTCAAATACATGAATTCAGAAAAATTCCATTAGAAAATGTTTTTGATGCTATTCATATTCCTAAAAAACATAGCGATAATTTTGGACGTTTATTAGTACAAGATAATAAAGGAAGAATTAAACCTATTAATACAATTGCTATTGAGTTACTTAGAAAAATACATAAACGAGATTCTATAGGAAAATTAGATGCTAATCAATGGTTTATATCTATACATCAAGATAATATTTTTTGGTCAAAAATTCCATTTATTAAAGCCGATAAAAAAGGAGGACATAAATTTTTAAATAAAGTGAAAGCAAATCAAGAGCATTATGTTTCTCTTATGGATTTATATTTTATAGATACAAAAACTTCAAAATTAAAGTTTATTCTAAAAGAAGATTATGAATTAGCATTTTCTAAAAATCCTACTCAAAGAAATGAATATGATAAAGCTATTCTGAATCTTAGTGAACGAATAGGTATAATACATGAAATTTTTCAAGGTAAATATATGAGGATTTTCCCTATTCCTCATGATATAAATCACACTTGGTCTAGTTGGATTTCAAATTCAAATAAATTAAATTCTTTGGGTTTATACATGTTTAATAATTATCTTAAATCTTTATCATTTTCTCAGAATGAAAAAAATTGGAATATCGCAGATAATGAAATTAAAAAAATAAGATTATATCAAATCAAACATGCTAAATCTATTTTACCTTCAGAAAATAAAATATCTGCAGAAATTATTTATAATAAACTAAATATATTTTATATATTGTCTTTCATCTATCTTATATTAGGAGTAATTATTATTATTAATTCTTTTTTGACAATTTTTTTCAAAAAAAATTTCTTTTTTTTTTCTAAAATATTTATTTTCATTTTATTTTTTCTATTTATTCTCAATTTTTTAGGTTTAATTACTAGATGGTATATCTCTGGACATGCTCCATGGACTAATGGATATGAATCTGCAATTTTTATTAGTTGGAGTTTAATTGGTATAGGTTTTTTATTTTTTAAAAATCAGTTTGTTCCAGGAATTACTGCTATTATTGCATCCATTTTACTTATGATAGCACATGGGAGTGCTATGGATCCAGAAATAACTAATTTAGTTCCCGTTTTAAAATCTCATTGGTTAATCATACATGTAGCCACAATAATATCCAGTTATGGTTTTTTTTTGACAGGAGCATTTTTGGGATTTTTCGTATTACTTTTTTTTATATTAAAAATATGTTTCCATAATTATAGTGAAATGATTCATTTTCATATTGAAAAATTAACTGTTATTAATGAAATATGTTTAACTGTAGGTCTGTTTTTATTAACTATAGGAACTTTTTTAGGTTCTGTTTGGGCTAATAATAGTTGGGGTCGTTACTGGAGTTGGGATCCTAAGGAAACTTGGGCTTTAATCAGTATCATGATTTATGCTTTTGTATTGCATCTTCGCTTAGTTCCACCTTTAAAAAGTATATTTATTTTTAATTTTTCCAGTATATTATCAGTAAGTTCTATTTTAATGACTTATTTTGGAGTAAATTACTATTTATCAGGAATGCATTCTTATGCAAAAGGAGATCCTATTTCAATACCTTGTTGGATGTATTACAGTTTGTCAATTTTATTAATTATTACTATTTTATCTTATTACTCATTCAAACTTCATAAAAATATATATAATAAAAAGTGA